In the Euphorbia lathyris chromosome 5, ddEupLath1.1, whole genome shotgun sequence genome, one interval contains:
- the LOC136230177 gene encoding subtilisin-like protease SBT1.9, with protein sequence MASLILKVEMGYLLLTFSFFTSAFAESHTYIIHMDSTAKPTAFFNHHYWYLATLSSIFDIVDSNVTPCTFNKHLYTYTSSANGFSATLTNSELEALKKHPGYISHTRDRPLQVHTTHTSQFLGLSTDSGAWPATNYGEDVIIGLLDTGIWPESESFNDEGMTPVPSRWKGKCEPGTQFNSSLCNKKLIGAYFFNKGYFAENPYDNISMNSTRDTNGHGTHTASTAAGTFVKEASFFGYANGTSSGMAPKARVAIYKTTWTYGVYASDVLAAIDQAIKDGVDILSLSLAFPEDYVFSLDEDAIAVATFAAMKEGIFVAASAGNHPDTIVNAAPWLLTVGAGTIDRDFGGILTLVDGNEISFGSQYLGNYSQSPTSLVFLDECLSVEEMKKNKKSIVVCKDNESMADQYERADTAGVIGVIFITSSTSENFIDSPFPAATVNLEDGQRVVDYIQKTDDPKGSWQFQMTTIGIKPSPMVDYYSGRGPFFSCKYVIKPDIIAPGSSVLASWSPISPVIEVREKPLFSNFNFNTGTSMSTPHVAGVAALVKTAHPDWSPAAIRSALMTTANPLDNTNGPIRDVIAFDNAPATPLDIGSGHIDPNKSLNPGLIYDATEEDYINLLCAMNYTKKQLQIITKSNPSCINMSLDLNYPSFIAYFTGSSDSASHSDEILVYEFQRTVTNVGEAVSSYSANLTNMDGLKVKVEPEKLEFKYKYEKLSYKLTVEGPKIMKEDVVYGSLSWVHDQGKYTVRSPIVATTKVQP encoded by the coding sequence ATGGCTTCTCTCATTCTCAAGGTGGAGATGGGATATCTACTTCTCACATTTTCCTTCTTTACCTCTGCTTTTGCAGAATCTCATACATATATTATACACATGGACTCCACAGCCAAGCCCACAGCATTCTTTAACCACCATTACTGGTATCTAGCCACTCTTTCTTCTATATTCGACATTGTTGATTCCAACGTCACTCCTTGTACGTTTAATAAGCATTTGTACActtacacaagttctgcaaatGGATTTAGTGCTACTCTCACTAATTCTGAACTTGAAGCCCTCAAGAAACACCCAGGATACATTTCTCATACCCGAGATCGGCCTCTTCAAGTCCACACAACCCACACATCTCAGTTTCTTGGCTTGAGTACTGATTCTGGTGCTTGGCCGGCTACAAATTATGGTGAAGATGTTATTATTGGATTACTTGACACTGGAATATGGCCGGAGAGTGAAAGTTTTAACGATGAAGGAATGACTCCAGTTCCCTCAAGATGGAAAGGGAAATGTGAGCCTGGTACTCAATTCAATTCCAGCTTGTGTAACAAGAAACTTATTGGTGCTTACTTTTTCAACAAGGGTTATTTTGCAGAAAATCCTTATGACAATATCTCAATGAATTCTACTAGAGATACGAATGGGCATGGAACTCATACTGCATCAACTGCTGCCGGCACCTTTGTCAAGGAAGCATCATTCTTTGGATATGCCAATGGTACATCTAGCGGTATGGCACCAAAGGCCAGGGTAGCTATCTATAAAACAACTTGGACTTATGGCGTTTATGCATCTGATGTTCTTGCTGCAATTGACCAAGCAATTAAAGATGGAGTGGATATATTGTCCTTGTCCTTGGCCTTTCCCGAAGATTACGTTTTTTCTTTGGATGAAGATGCAATCGCAGTGGCCACTTTTGCGGCTATGAAAGAAGGTATCTTTGTAGCAGCATCAGCAGGAAATCATCCTGATACAATTGTCAATGCAGCTCCATGGCTTCTCACAGTTGGAGCTGGTACCATAGATCGCGATTTTGGGGGAATTTTAACTTTAGTTGATGGGAATGAGATCAGCTTCGGATCACAGTATCTGGGGAATTATTCTCAAAGTCCAACATCCCTAGTTTTCTTGGATGAGTGTCTCAGTGTggaagagatgaagaagaataagaagagtATCGTTGTGTGTAAGGACAATGAAAGCATGGCTGATCAATACGAAAGGGCTGATACTGCAGGTGTTATAGGAGTTATTTTCATCACGAGTTCTACATCAGAAAACTTCATTGATAGCCCATTTCCAGCAGCAACTGTGAATCTAGAAGATGGCCAAAGGGTAGTAGACTACATACAGAAGACCGATGATCCAAAAGGAAGTTGGCAGTTTCAGATGACAACTATTGGGATAAAGCCATCTCCTATGGTGGATTACTATAGTGGTAGAGGGCCATTTTTTAGCTGTAAGTATGTTATCAAGCCGGATATTATTGCCCCAGGCTCATCAGTTCTAGCATCATGGTCTCCAATTAGTCCAGTAATCGAAGTTCGAGAGAAGCCCTTATTTAGCAATTTCAACTTTAATACAGGCACCTCAATGTCAACCCCTCATGTCGCAGGTGTAGCTGCATTGGTTAAAACTGCACACCCTGATTGGAGCCCTGCAGCTATTAGATCTGCACTTATGACAACGGCAAATCCACTAGACAACACCAATGGTCCAATTCGAGATGTTATCGCATTTGATAATGCTCCAGCAACCCCTTTAGACATAGGATCTGGCCACATAGATCCGAACAAGTCACTAAATCCAGGACTTATCTATGATGCAACAGAAGAAGACTACATAAACCTTCTTTGTGCAATGAACTACACAAAGAAACAATTACAAATCATCACAAAATCCAACCCCAGCTGTATAAACATGTCATTGGATCTTAATTATCCATCCTTCATTGCTTATTTCACCGGAAGTAGTGACTCAGCCTCACATTCAGATGAAATATTAGTGTACGAGTTTCAAAGGACTGTCACTAATGTTGGAGAAGCAGTGTCTAGCTACAGTGCAAATTTGACAAACATGGATGGACTAAAGGTGAAAGTGGAGCCAGAGAAGTTGGAATTCAAGTATAAGTATGAGAAGCTAAGCTACAAACTTACTGTGGAAGGTCCAAAAATAATGAAAGAAGATGTGGTCTATGGTTCTCTTAGTTGGGTTCATGATCAAGGCAAGTATACTGTTAGGAGTCCTATAGTTGCCACCACTAAAGTCCAGccatga
- the LOC136230673 gene encoding uncharacterized protein, translated as MEQEAPDLVCELDNVQGMVDALSSVRWKRQQDAVVELSEHGVVFIVEETGCLQAKVYLQKELFVRYEYNTEGRPRFGVSLGLFVDCLNTFSVPGHSTAVEFRYPGPDMQLLLRSVDSLDACIYAEVRTRIPDTISWDHNFEPAGSAPLSFTVKSAALKEAVDDLEWPGSSIQITLQPDPPSVTFRGEGHGDLQIDFMYYVNTDLLIAFHCDRQVSYRYKYKFIRATTSNIPSSVIKDNRGSKLTIGRGGILKVQHLVSVARSSISNPHVDSAGYQQPSRLAFIEFFVRPEEDEDTND; from the exons ATGGAGCAAGAGGCGCCCGATCTAGTGTGCGAGCTTGATAACGTTCAAGGCATGGTCGACGCCCTTTCTTCTGTTCGATGGAAACGTCAACAG GATGCAGTAGTGGAATTGTCGGAGCACGGCGTTGTTTTCATAGTTGAAGAGACCGGTTGCCTTCAAGCCAAAGTGTATCTTCAAAAAGAG CTTTTTGTTCGATATGAATATAATACTGAAGGGCGGCCTAGGTTTGGAGTTAGCTTGGGGCTTTTTGTTGATTGCTTGAACACATTTTCAGTACCTGGACATTCAACTGCAGTCGAATTTCGATATCCTGGACCAGATATGCAGCTTCTACTTAG GTCTGTTGATTCTCTAGATGCCTGTATTTATGCTGAAGTCAGGACAAGAATTCCAGACACGATTTCATGGGACCACAACTTTGAACCTGCAGGAAGTGCACCACTAAGTTTTACTGTTAAG TCTGCAGCACTTAAGGAAGCTGTTGATGATCTTGAATGGCCAGGATCCAGTATCCAGATTACCCTTCAACCAGATCCCCCATCTGTAACATTCAGAGGTGAAGGCCATGGAGACTTGCAG ATAGACTTCATGTATTATGTTAATACTGATCTTTTGATTGCATTTCATTGTGATCGTCAAGTCTCTTACAG ATACAAATACAAGTTTATTCGAGCAACTACATCTAATATACCTAGCAGTGTTATAAAAGACAACAGAGGAAGCAAGTTGACAATTGGTAGAGGTGGAATTTTGAAAGTACAACATCTGGTTTCAGTTGCACGATCATCCATTTCAAATCCACATGTAGATTCTGCTGGCTATCAGCAACCTAGTCGCCTAGCTTTTATTGAGTTCTTTGTTaggcctgaagaagatgaagacaCCAATGATTAA
- the LOC136228915 gene encoding subtilisin-like protease SBT1.9 isoform X2: protein MDSTAKPTAFFNHHHWYLATLSSIFDIVDSNITPCTLNKHLYTYTSSANGFSATLTNSELEALKKHPGYIFHTRDWPLQVHTTHTSQFLGLSTDSGAWPATNYGEDVIIGLVDTGIWPESESFNDEGMTPVPSRWKGKCEAGTQFNSSLCNKKLIGAYFFNKGYLAENPDVNISMNSTRDTDGHGTHTASTAAGTFVKGASFFGYANGTSSGMAPMARIAMYKTIWNYGVYASDVLAAIDQAIKDGVDILSLSLALSQDYISSLDEDAIAVATFAAVKEGIFVAASAGNQADTIVNAAPWLITVGAGTVDRDFGGTLTLGNQNEISFRSVYPGNYSQSLTSLVFLDACASMEEMTKNKKNIIVCKDNLSLSDQFEKANTAGVLGAVFITNYTVSDYYTKSPFPAAFMNSEDGQRVVDFIQKTDNPKGSWQFQETIIGIKPAPMVDFYSGRGPFFSCMYVVKPDIIAPGTSVVASWSPISSVTQVRGKPLFSNFNFDTGTSMSTPHVAGVAALVKTAHPDWSPAAIRSALMTTANPLDNTNGPIRDVIAFDNAPATPLDIGSGHIDPNKSLNPGLIYDATEEDYINLLCAMNYTKKQLQIITKSNPSCINMSLDLNYPSFIAHFTGSSDSASHSDEILVYEFQRTVTNVGEAVSSYSANLTNMDGLKVKVEPEKLEFKYKYEKLSYKLTVEGPKIMKEDVVYGSLSWVHDQGKYTVRSPIVATTKV, encoded by the coding sequence ATGGACTCCACAGCCAAGCCCACAGCATTCTTTAACCACCATCACTGGTATCTGGCCACTCTTTCTTCTATATTCGACATTGTTGATTCCAACATCACTCCTTGTACGCTTAATAAGCATTTGTACActtacacaagttctgcaaatGGATTTAGTGCTACTCTCACTAATTCTGAACTTGAAGCCCTCAAGAAACATCCAGGATACATTTTTCATACCCGAGATTGGCCTCTTCAAGTCCACACAACCCACACATCTCAGTTTCTTGGCTTGAGTACTGATTCTGGTGCTTGGCCGGCTACAAATTATGGTGAAGATGTTATTATTGGATTAGTTGACACTGGAATTTGGCCGGAGAGTGAAAGTTTTAATGATGAAGGAATGACTCCAGTTCCCTCTAGATGGAAAGGGAAATGTGAGGCTGGTACTCAATTCAATTCCAGCTTGTGTAACAAGAAACTTATTGGTGCTTACTTTTTCAACAAGGGTTATCTTGCAGAAAATCCTGATGTGAATATCTCAATGAATTCTACTAGAGATACAGATGGGCATGGAACTCATACTGCATCAACTGCTGCTGGCACCTTTGTCAAGGGAGCGTCGTTCTTTGGATATGCCAATGGTACATCTAGCGGTATGGCACCAATGGCTAGAATAGCTATGTATAAAACAATTTGGAATTATGGCGTTTATGCATCTGATGTTCTTGCTGCAATTGACCAAGCAATTAAAGATGGAGTAGATATATTGTCCTTGTCCTTGGCCTTATCCCAAGATTACATTTCTTCTTTGGATGAAGATGCGATTGCAGTGGCCACTTTTGCAGCCGTGAAAGAAGGTATCTTTGTAGCAGCATCAGCAGGAAATCAGGCTGATACAATTGTCAATGCGGCTCCATGGCTTATTACAGTTGGAGCTGGTACTGTAGACCGTGATTTTGGGGGAACTTTAACGTTAGGCAACCAGAATGAGATCAGCTTCCGATCAGTGTATCCAGGGAATTATTCTCAAAGTCTAACATCTTTAGTATTCTTGGATGCGTGTGCCAGCATGGAGGAGATGACGAAGAACAAGAAGAATATTATTGTGTGCAAGGACAATTTAAGCCTGAGTGATCAATTTGAAAAGGCCAATACTGCAGGTGTTCTAGGAGCTGTTTTCATAACGAATTACACTGTATCAGATTACTACACTAAAAGCCCATTTCCAGCAGCATTTATGAATTCAGAAGATGGCCAAAGGGTAGTAGACTTCATACAGAAGACCGATAATCCAAAAGGAAGTTGGCAATTTCAGGAGACAATTATTGGGATAAAGCCAGCTCCTATGGTGGATTTCTACAGTGGTAGAGGGCCATTTTTTAGCTGTATGTATGTTGTCAAGCCAGATATTATCGCCCCAGGCACATCAGTAGTAGCATCATGGTCTCCAATAAGTTCAGTAACCCAAGTTCGGGGGAAGCCCTTATTCAGCAATTTCAACTTTGACACAGGCACCTCAATGTCAACCCCTCACGTCGCAGGTGTAGCTGCATTAGTTAAAACTGCACACCCTGATTGGAGCCCTGCAGCTATTAGATCTGCACTTATGACAACTGCAAATCCACTAGACAACACCAATGGTCCAATTCGAGATGTTATCGCATTTGATAATGCTCCAGCAACCCCTTTAGACATAGGATCTGGCCACATAGATCCGAACAAGTCACTAAATCCAGGACTTATCTATGATGCAACAGAAGAAGACTACATCAACCTTCTTTGTGCAATGAACTACACAAAGAAACAATTACAAATCATCACAAAATCCAACCCCAGCTGTATAAACATGTCATTGGATCTTAATTATCCATCCTTCATTGCTCATTTCACTGGAAGTAGTGACTCAGCCTCACATTCAGATGAAATATTAGTGTACGAGTTTCAAAGGACTGTCACTAATGTTGGAGAAGCAGTGTCTAGCTACAGTGCAAATTTGACAAACATGGATGGACTAAAGGTGAAAGTGGAGCCAGAGAAGTTGGAATTCAAGTATAAGTATGAGAAGCTAAGCTACAAACTTACTGTGGAAGGTCCAAAAATAATGAAAGAAGATGTGGTCTATGGTTCTCTTAGTTGGGTTCATGATCAAGGCAAGTATACTGTTAGGAGTCCTATAGTTGCCACCACTAAAGTCTAG
- the LOC136228915 gene encoding subtilisin-like protease SBT1.9 isoform X1, giving the protein MASLILKVEMGYLLLTFSFFTSAFAESHTYIIHMDSTAKPTAFFNHHHWYLATLSSIFDIVDSNITPCTLNKHLYTYTSSANGFSATLTNSELEALKKHPGYIFHTRDWPLQVHTTHTSQFLGLSTDSGAWPATNYGEDVIIGLVDTGIWPESESFNDEGMTPVPSRWKGKCEAGTQFNSSLCNKKLIGAYFFNKGYLAENPDVNISMNSTRDTDGHGTHTASTAAGTFVKGASFFGYANGTSSGMAPMARIAMYKTIWNYGVYASDVLAAIDQAIKDGVDILSLSLALSQDYISSLDEDAIAVATFAAVKEGIFVAASAGNQADTIVNAAPWLITVGAGTVDRDFGGTLTLGNQNEISFRSVYPGNYSQSLTSLVFLDACASMEEMTKNKKNIIVCKDNLSLSDQFEKANTAGVLGAVFITNYTVSDYYTKSPFPAAFMNSEDGQRVVDFIQKTDNPKGSWQFQETIIGIKPAPMVDFYSGRGPFFSCMYVVKPDIIAPGTSVVASWSPISSVTQVRGKPLFSNFNFDTGTSMSTPHVAGVAALVKTAHPDWSPAAIRSALMTTANPLDNTNGPIRDVIAFDNAPATPLDIGSGHIDPNKSLNPGLIYDATEEDYINLLCAMNYTKKQLQIITKSNPSCINMSLDLNYPSFIAHFTGSSDSASHSDEILVYEFQRTVTNVGEAVSSYSANLTNMDGLKVKVEPEKLEFKYKYEKLSYKLTVEGPKIMKEDVVYGSLSWVHDQGKYTVRSPIVATTKV; this is encoded by the coding sequence ATGGCTTCTCTAATTCTCAAGGTGGAGATGGGATATCTACTTCTCACATTTTCCTTCTTTACCTCTGCTTTTGCAGAATCTCATACATATATTATACACATGGACTCCACAGCCAAGCCCACAGCATTCTTTAACCACCATCACTGGTATCTGGCCACTCTTTCTTCTATATTCGACATTGTTGATTCCAACATCACTCCTTGTACGCTTAATAAGCATTTGTACActtacacaagttctgcaaatGGATTTAGTGCTACTCTCACTAATTCTGAACTTGAAGCCCTCAAGAAACATCCAGGATACATTTTTCATACCCGAGATTGGCCTCTTCAAGTCCACACAACCCACACATCTCAGTTTCTTGGCTTGAGTACTGATTCTGGTGCTTGGCCGGCTACAAATTATGGTGAAGATGTTATTATTGGATTAGTTGACACTGGAATTTGGCCGGAGAGTGAAAGTTTTAATGATGAAGGAATGACTCCAGTTCCCTCTAGATGGAAAGGGAAATGTGAGGCTGGTACTCAATTCAATTCCAGCTTGTGTAACAAGAAACTTATTGGTGCTTACTTTTTCAACAAGGGTTATCTTGCAGAAAATCCTGATGTGAATATCTCAATGAATTCTACTAGAGATACAGATGGGCATGGAACTCATACTGCATCAACTGCTGCTGGCACCTTTGTCAAGGGAGCGTCGTTCTTTGGATATGCCAATGGTACATCTAGCGGTATGGCACCAATGGCTAGAATAGCTATGTATAAAACAATTTGGAATTATGGCGTTTATGCATCTGATGTTCTTGCTGCAATTGACCAAGCAATTAAAGATGGAGTAGATATATTGTCCTTGTCCTTGGCCTTATCCCAAGATTACATTTCTTCTTTGGATGAAGATGCGATTGCAGTGGCCACTTTTGCAGCCGTGAAAGAAGGTATCTTTGTAGCAGCATCAGCAGGAAATCAGGCTGATACAATTGTCAATGCGGCTCCATGGCTTATTACAGTTGGAGCTGGTACTGTAGACCGTGATTTTGGGGGAACTTTAACGTTAGGCAACCAGAATGAGATCAGCTTCCGATCAGTGTATCCAGGGAATTATTCTCAAAGTCTAACATCTTTAGTATTCTTGGATGCGTGTGCCAGCATGGAGGAGATGACGAAGAACAAGAAGAATATTATTGTGTGCAAGGACAATTTAAGCCTGAGTGATCAATTTGAAAAGGCCAATACTGCAGGTGTTCTAGGAGCTGTTTTCATAACGAATTACACTGTATCAGATTACTACACTAAAAGCCCATTTCCAGCAGCATTTATGAATTCAGAAGATGGCCAAAGGGTAGTAGACTTCATACAGAAGACCGATAATCCAAAAGGAAGTTGGCAATTTCAGGAGACAATTATTGGGATAAAGCCAGCTCCTATGGTGGATTTCTACAGTGGTAGAGGGCCATTTTTTAGCTGTATGTATGTTGTCAAGCCAGATATTATCGCCCCAGGCACATCAGTAGTAGCATCATGGTCTCCAATAAGTTCAGTAACCCAAGTTCGGGGGAAGCCCTTATTCAGCAATTTCAACTTTGACACAGGCACCTCAATGTCAACCCCTCACGTCGCAGGTGTAGCTGCATTAGTTAAAACTGCACACCCTGATTGGAGCCCTGCAGCTATTAGATCTGCACTTATGACAACTGCAAATCCACTAGACAACACCAATGGTCCAATTCGAGATGTTATCGCATTTGATAATGCTCCAGCAACCCCTTTAGACATAGGATCTGGCCACATAGATCCGAACAAGTCACTAAATCCAGGACTTATCTATGATGCAACAGAAGAAGACTACATCAACCTTCTTTGTGCAATGAACTACACAAAGAAACAATTACAAATCATCACAAAATCCAACCCCAGCTGTATAAACATGTCATTGGATCTTAATTATCCATCCTTCATTGCTCATTTCACTGGAAGTAGTGACTCAGCCTCACATTCAGATGAAATATTAGTGTACGAGTTTCAAAGGACTGTCACTAATGTTGGAGAAGCAGTGTCTAGCTACAGTGCAAATTTGACAAACATGGATGGACTAAAGGTGAAAGTGGAGCCAGAGAAGTTGGAATTCAAGTATAAGTATGAGAAGCTAAGCTACAAACTTACTGTGGAAGGTCCAAAAATAATGAAAGAAGATGTGGTCTATGGTTCTCTTAGTTGGGTTCATGATCAAGGCAAGTATACTGTTAGGAGTCCTATAGTTGCCACCACTAAAGTCTAG